ATAGCTGCAATACTTTTTATTATCTTAATAAGTTTTTCAATTTGTTTACTAATTATCACTGTTTTATATAGTCAAGCTTTTAAGAGATGTACCTCCAAAGATGATAAAGTGTATTCTCTTGTGAAAAAGTATCCTAATTTAGTTTACAAAAGAGTACAATTCAAATCAAATGCAGGACAAGTGTTAAGAGGTTATATTTATTATAAGAAAAATAATATCGAAGCTAAAAAAGGTTTAATTGTTGTATCACACGGATTTGGCGGAACCCATATCAATTATTTAGATGAAATAAATTATTTTACGGACAAAGGATATTACGTTCTTGGATTCGATAATACTGGATGTGGTGAAAGTGAAAGGGATTCAATGATTGGGCTTCCACAAACTGTTGCTGATCTTGATTATGCGTTACGTTTTATTGAAAAGAATAATGAATTTAAAAACATGCCCATATTGCTTTTTGGACATAGTTGGGGTGGTTATGCTGTTTGTACTGTTTTATCCTATTCTCATAAAATTGCAGGTGTTGTTTCGTGTGCTGGTTTCAATTCCCCATATGAAATTGTAAAAACAACTGCAATGGACTCTTATGGAAGATGGGGGAAAGTTATTTTGCCTTATTTAAGTTTGCTTGAAAGAATAAAGTCTGGCAAATTAGCAAACGTATCTGCAATAGATGGGATAAAGAAAAGTTCAGTACCTGTGTTGGTCATACATAGTAAGGATGATGATGTAGTGAAATTAGAGAATAGTATTTATGAGGCGTGCAAACATTTAAATAAAACTAATGTTAGTTTAAAACTATTTGATAATAAAGGACATGATATTTTTTTATCAGACAATGCCTTGAAATATATTCGACAAAAAAGAAATGAATTTAAAGAGTTAACAAGTAAGTATGGCAGCTACAAAAAAATTCCTAAAAAAATACTTAAGGACTTTCAAGCTAGTATAAACCGCAAATTAATGTCTGAGATTGATCAAGACATGATGGAGCAAATAGTTGAATTTTTTGATAATGCAATAGAATTACAAAAAAATAGAAGTATGTAGCGAGGTCTTAATAAAAGAGAAGGCGGTGAGTACTGAGATGGTAGTATTAGAAGTCAAAAATTTGAGCAAAAGAATAAGCGGGAAACAGATTTTAGC
This Caldicellulosiruptor changbaiensis DNA region includes the following protein-coding sequences:
- a CDS encoding alpha/beta hydrolase → MNLIAKTQKNKNKIIAAILFIILISFSICLLIITVLYSQAFKRCTSKDDKVYSLVKKYPNLVYKRVQFKSNAGQVLRGYIYYKKNNIEAKKGLIVVSHGFGGTHINYLDEINYFTDKGYYVLGFDNTGCGESERDSMIGLPQTVADLDYALRFIEKNNEFKNMPILLFGHSWGGYAVCTVLSYSHKIAGVVSCAGFNSPYEIVKTTAMDSYGRWGKVILPYLSLLERIKSGKLANVSAIDGIKKSSVPVLVIHSKDDDVVKLENSIYEACKHLNKTNVSLKLFDNKGHDIFLSDNALKYIRQKRNEFKELTSKYGSYKKIPKKILKDFQASINRKLMSEIDQDMMEQIVEFFDNAIELQKNRSM